A window of the Lolium perenne isolate Kyuss_39 chromosome 7, Kyuss_2.0, whole genome shotgun sequence genome harbors these coding sequences:
- the LOC127314892 gene encoding berberine bridge enzyme-like D-1: MAITFLLYSLLLRLLAMQAAAHGGVGDDDDDAGALITSCLAAAGVHNVTTRQSPAYSAALAFSVQNLRFAAECADASRGPAAVVVPASLAELRAAVRCARESELLVRLRSGGHSYEGLSYTTDGAGDAAFVVVDLMALDRVQVNAGSRTAWVQSGATLGQVYHAIAESSRTLAFSAGSCPTVGSGGHIAGGGFGLLSRKYGLAGDNVIDAVLVDADGRVLDRDGMGEDVFWAIRGGGGGAWGAVYAWRVQLSTVPERVTAFVVNRPGTVASVARLVSKWQHVSPSLPDEFYLSAFVGAGLPESDRTCISVTFKGFYLGPSHEAMEILAARFPEIGLSDLSPREMSWIESVVFFSGLPEGSSASDLTDRVLHGKNYFKAKSDFVRRPMAIDELTGAVEFLSRKPKAYVILDPYGGAMDRFGAADLPFPHRKGNIHGIQYLIEWMSDDDGHSEEYMDWLRRFYDFMGPFVSSSPRTAYINYLDLDLGTNTWSVPRIDEGGIPNPQVEAARSWGERYFLSNYDRLVRAKTAIDPENVFRNAQSIPPLSAGSRETTRTTRGITPEVAAEEKVSDS; this comes from the coding sequence ATGGCCATCACCTTTCTGCTCTACtctctgctgctccgcctcctcgccaTGCAGGCCGCGGCACACGGCGGCGTCGGAGACGATGATGACGATGCAGGCGCCCTGATCACGTCCTGCCTCGCGGCCGCCGGCGTGCACAACGTCACGACGCGCCAGTCGCCCGCGTACAGCGCCGCGCTGGCCTTCTCCGTCCAGAACCTCCGGTTCGCGGCCGAGTGCGCGGACGCTAGCCGAGGGCCTGCCGCCGTGGTCGTCCCGGCGTCTCTGGCCGAGCTGCGCGCCGCCGTGCGGTGCGCGCGGGAGTCCGAGCTGTTGGTGCGCCTCCGCAGCGGCGGCCACAGCTACGAGGGCCTCTCCTACACCACGGACGGCGCTGGCGACGCCGCCTTCGTCGTCGTCGACCTAATGGCGCTCGACCGCGTCCAGGTGAACGCCGGGTCACGCACGGCGTGGGTCCAGTCCGGCGCGACGCTCGGGCAGGTTTACCACGCCATCGCCGAGTCCAGCCGGACGCTCGCCTTCTCTGCTGGGTCGTGCCCCACGGTGGGATCCGGCGGCCACATCGCCGGCGGCGGGTTCGGGCTGCTGTCCCGCAAGTACGGGCTCGCCGGGGACAACGTGATCGACGCCGTGCTGGTCGACGCCGACGGTCGCGTCCTGGACAGGGACGGCATGGGCGAGGACGTCTTCTGGGCGATCCGCGGTGGCGGGGGCGGCGCCTGGGGCGCTGTCTACGCGTGGCGCGTCCAGCTCAGCACGGTGCCGGAGCGCGTCACGGCGTTCGTCGTCAACCGTCCGGGCACCGTGGCTTCGGTGGCGCGTCTGGTCTCCAAGTGGCAGCACGTCTCGCCGTCGCTCCCCGACGAGTTCTACCTCTCGGCGTTCGTGGGTGCCGGCCTGCCGGAGTCGGACCGGACGTGCATCTCCGTCACGTTCAAAGGGTTCTACCTCGGCCCGAGCCACGAAGCGATGGAGATACTCGCCGCACGGTTCCCCGAGATCGGGCTGTCGGACCTGAGCCCGAGAGAGATGAGCTGGATCGAGTCCGTGGTGTTCTTCTCGGGCCTGCCCGAGGGGAGCTCTGCGTCGGACCTCACGGACCGGGTGCTCCACGGGAAGAACTACTTCAAGGCGAAGTCCGACTTTGTGCGCCGCCCGATGGCCATCGACGAGCTGACCGGAGCCGTGGAGTTCCTGTCCAGGAAGCCCAAGGCGTACGTCATCCTGGACCCCTACGGCGGAGCCATGGACCGGTTCGGCGCCGCCGACCTGCCGTTCCCGCATCGCAAGGGCAACATCCACGGCATCCAGTACCTGATCGAGTGGATGTCAGATGACGACGGCCACAGCGAGGAGTACATGGATTGGTTGCGACGATTCTACGACTTCATGGGACCATTCGTGTCGAGCAGTCCACGAACGGCGTACATCAACTATCTTGACCTTGATCTAGGAACCAACACCTGGTCTGTTCCAAGGATAGACGAAGGCGGTATTCCCAACCCACAAGTCGAGGCCGCGAGGAGTTGGGGCGAGAGGTATTTCTTGAGCAACTACGACCGCCTCGTCCGCGCGAAGACCGCCATTGATCCAGAGAATGTGTTCCGCAATGCTCAGAGTATCCCGCCCCTCTCAGCTGGATCCCGAGAGACGACTAGGACTACACGTGGCATCACGCCCGAAGTCGCAGCTGAGGAGAAGGTATCTGATAGCTAG